The following are from one region of the Vicugna pacos chromosome 9, VicPac4, whole genome shotgun sequence genome:
- the DYRK1B gene encoding dual specificity tyrosine-phosphorylation-regulated kinase 1B isoform X4, which yields MAVPPGHGPFSGFPGPQEHTQVLPDVRLLPRRLPLAFRDATSAPLRKLSVDLIKTYKHINEVYYAKKKRRAQQAPPQDSSTKKEKKVLNHGYDDDNHDYIVRSGERWLERYEIDSLIGKGSFGQVVKAYDHQTQELVAIKIIKNKKAFLNQAQIELRLLELMNQHDTEMKYYIVHLKRHFMFRNHLCLVFELLSYNLYDLLRNTHFRGVSLNLTRKLAQQLCTALLFLATPELSIIHCDLKPENILLCNPKRSAIKIVDFGSSCQLGQRIYQYIQSRFYRSPEVLLGTPYDLAIDMWSLGCILVEMHTGEPLFSGSNEVDQMNRIVEVLGIPPAPMLDQAPKARKYFERLPGGGWTLRRTKELRKDYQGPGTRRLQEVLGVQTGGPGGRRAGEPGHSPADYLRFQDLVLRMLEYEPAARISPLGALQHGFFRRTADEATNTGPAGSSASTSPAPLDTCPSSSTASSISSSGGSSGSSSDNRTYRYSNRYCGGPGPPITDCEMNSPQVPSSQPLRPWAGGDVPHRTHQAPASTSSLPGAGAQLPPQPRCLGRPLSPTSPPPPELMDVSLVGGPPDCSPPHPAPAPQHPAASALRTRMTGGRPPLPPPDDPATLGPRLGLRGVPQSTAASS from the exons ATGGCCGTCCCACCAGGCCATGGTCCCTTCTCTGGCTTCCCGGGGCCCCAGGAGCACACGCAG GTATTGCCTGATGTGCGGCTACTGCCGCGGAGGCTGCCCCTGGCCTTCCGAGACGCGACCTCGGCCCCACTGCGCAAGCTCTCCGTGGACCTCATCAAGACCTACAAGCACATCAATGAG GTATACTATGCGAAGAAGAAGCGGCGGGCCCAGCAAGCGCCACCTCAGGACTCGAGCACCAAGAAGGAGAAAAAGGTCCTAAACCATGGTTATGACGATGACAACCATGACTACATCGTGCGCAGTGGCGAGCGCTGGCTGGAGCGCTATGAGATTGACTCACTCATTGGCAAAGGCTCCTTTGGCCAG GTGGTGAAAGCCTACGATCATCAAACCCAGGAGCTGGTGGCCATCAAGATCATCAAGAACAAAAAGGCCTTCCTGAACCAGGCCCAGATTGAGCTGCGCTTGCTGGAGCTGATGAACCAGCACGACACAGAGATGAAGTACTACATAG TGCACCTGAAACGGCACTTCATGTTCCGGAACCACCTGTGCCTGGTGTTCGAACTGCTTTCCTACAACCTGTACGACCTCCTGCGCAACACGCACTTCCGCGGTGTCTCGCTGAACCTGACGCGGAAGCTGGCGCAGCAGCTCTGCACCGCGCTGCTCTTCCTGGCCACGCCCGAGCTCAGCATCATTCACTGCGACCTCAAGCCCGAGAACATCCTGCTCTGCAATCCCAAACGCAGCGCCATCAAGATCGTGGACTTTGGCAGCTCCTGCCAGCTCGGCCAGCGG atCTACCAGTATATCCAGAGCCGCTTCTACCGTTCGCCCGAGGTGCTCCTGGGCACACCCTATGACCTGGCCATTGACATGTGGTCCTTGGGCTGCATCCTGGTGGAGATGCACACTGGAGAGCCCCTCTTCAGTGGCTCCAATGAG GTGGACCAGATGAACCGGATTGTGGAGGTGCTGGGCATCCCACCAGCCCCCATGCTGGACCAGGCACCCAAGGCTCGAAAGTACTTTGAGCGGCTGCCTGGGGGTGGCTGGACCCTGCGAAGGACAAAGGAACTCAGGAAG GATTACCAGGGCCCCGGGACGCGGCGGCTGCAGGAGGTGCTGGGCGTGCAGACGGGCGGGCCCGGGGGCCGGCGGGCGGGGGAGCCGGGCCACAGCCCCGCCGACTACCTCCGCTTCCAGGACCTGGTGCTGCGCATGCTGGAGTATGAGCCCGCCGCCCGCATCAGCCCACTGGGGGCTCTGCAGCACGGCTTCTTCCGCCGCACGGCTGATGAGGCCACCAACACGGGGCCGGCAGGCAGCAGTGCCTCCACCTCGCCCGCGCCCCTCGacacctgcccctcctccagcaccGCCAGCTCCATCTCCAGTTCTG GAGGCTCCAGTGGCTCCTCCAGTGACAACCGGACCTACCGCTATAGCAACCGATATTGTGGGGGCCCTGGGCCTCCCATCACTGACTGTGAGATGAACAGCCCCCAG GTCCCATCCTCCCAGCCGCTGCGCCCCTGGGCAGGGGGTGATGTGCCCCACAGGACACATCAGGCCCCTGCCTCCACCTCGtcactgccaggggctggggcccagTTACCCCCCCAACCCCGATGCCTTGGTCGCCCCCTATCACCAACCTCGCCACCACCCCCGGAGCTGATGGATGTGAGCCTGGTGGGCGGCCCTCCGGACTGCTCCCCGCCTCACCCTGCGCCTGCCCCCCAGCAcccggctgcctcagccctccgGACTCGGATGACAGGAGGTcgtccacccctcccaccccctgatGACCCTGCCACTCTGGGGCCTCGCTTGGGCCTCCGTGGTGTACCCCAGAGCACGGCAGCCAGCTCatga